Part of the Desulfobotulus pelophilus genome is shown below.
CCATATCCCATGGGTCTGTTTTGTCACCTCCGCTCCAGGGAATTTCCCCGGAGTCTCTCTGGGTTTTGAGAATACTTGCGGCAACCGCTGCAATGTCCAGAGAAAGGGGAAGGCTTTGTTTTGCCGTTTTCACTTCCATGTCTGTCCTTTATAGAGTCCGGATGCGTGTTTCCGGTGTATCGGGCTGATTCTATACAGCCAGCCAGTTTCTGACAAAAATGTATGAAAAAGAAGGCTCACTATGTATTGTAAAATATACAATCGGTATAGCTAGCAAAAAAAAAGGAAGCCTGCAATCAATATGAGGACTTGTGTCCGGTGGGCCGGAGGCCCTGTCTGCGGTTCTGAAGGGCTGTGGCCGGATAATCGGTGGTCTGTTCTGCCGGGCTTCTGGTATTTGTGGCGTTGACTTTTGGGCCGGACTGTCTTAATCAATAAATCTTGATGTATGAATCTTTCTTGATGGCAGGAGTTAGCGTGGAAATTTATCAGACCATAGCCGCCATGCAGGCACAGTCTTTTGTGTGGAAAAGGCAGGGGCGGCGCATAGGATTTGTTCCCACCATGGGGTTTTTGCATGAGGGGCACCTGTCGCTGATCGATATGGCGGCAGGCCATGCGGATGTCGTTGTGGTCAGTATTTTTGTGAACCCCACTCAGTTCGGGCCTTCAGAAGATCTTGCCGCTTATCCGCGAAGTATGGAAAAGGATCTTGCCCTTTGTCGGGAACGGGGCGTAGCCGCTGTTTTTGTACCGGAACCCTCTGCTATGTATGGCCGGGACTTTCAAACCTATGTGCAGCTTGAAAAGCTGCCCTCCCATCTGTGCGGCCTGTCACGGCCGGTTCATTTCCGGGGAGTGGCAACCGTGGTGAGCAAGCTGTTCAACATTGTACAGCCGGATGTGGCTGTTTTTGGTGAAAAGGATTATCAGCAGCTGGCGGTTATACGGCAGTTGGTTGAGGATATGAATTTTCCCGTTGCCATCCTTGGTGGCCCCATTGTCCGGGAGGCGGACGGTCTGGCCATGAGTTCAAGAAATACCTATCTTTCTCCGGCGGAAAGGGCATCCGCGCGTTGCCTTTTCAGGGCCCTTGAAGAAGCGGCAGCCATGGTGGCGGGGGGGGAAAGGGAGGGCATGCGTATACGGAACCATGCAGAGGATCTTATTTCTTCTGAATCCGGTACGGAAGTGGATTATATCAGCCTATGTGACCCGGTTACCCTTGAAGAGAAAACGGTGATGGATGGTCCGGTTCTCATGGCTCTGGCCGTGAAGTTCGGCACAACCCGTCTGATTGATAACCGGGTTCTTTTGATCCCTGCCCCATAAGAGCCGGGGTGCAGCTGTCTGTTTTTTGTCTGAACCCTCTTGTGTTTACGGAAGTTTTTTGAATCGGCCTCTGGCTGTATATAAAGGAGTATTTTATGAGTAAGGAGCGCATGCTGTTCACTTCGGAATCCGTTACGGAAGGCCATCCGGATAAAGTTGCGGATGCCATTTCCGATGCTATTCTCGATGCCATCATGGCCCAGGACACCCGGTGCCGTGTGGCCTGTGAAACTTTGGTAACCACGGGCATGGCGATTATTGCCGGTGAAATCAGCACCTCCTGCTATGTGGATATGCCCCAGATTGTGCGGAATACCATACGGGAAATCGGTTATCATTCATCGGATATGGGGTTTGACTGGCAGACCTGTGCCGTTATGACCAGTATTGACCAGCAGTCTCCGGATATTGCTCAGGGCGTGGACCGGGAAAGTGAAGAAGAACAGGGTGCCGGAGATCAGGGGCTGATGTTCGGTTTTGCCTGCAATGATACTCCGGAACTCATGCCTGCTCCCATCATGATGGCTCACCAGCTGACCCGCAGGCTGGCGGAGGTCCGTAAAGAAAGCATGCTGGATTTTCTAAGACCTGATGGTAAGGCTCAGGTTACGGTGCAGTATGATGGCTGCAGGCCCGTACGGGTAGATGCGGTTGTGGTTTCCACCCAGCATGCGCCTGAGGTCCCCTATGCCGTTCTCAAGGAGGCGGTGATGGAAGAGGTGATCCGCTCCGTAATTCCTGCCCATATGCTGGATGAGAAAACCAAATATTATATCAATCCTACGGGTAAGTTTGTGGTTGGTGGTCCCATGGGAGACTGTGGCCTTACGGGCCGGAAGATTATTGTGGATACCTATGGGGGGCAGGGAAGCCACGGAGGCGGGTGTTTTTCCGGTAAGGATCCTTCCAAGGTGGATCGCAGTGCTTCCTATATGGGCCGTTATATTGCCAAAAACATGGTGGCGGCAGGGCTTGCGGATAAATGTGAAATTCAGGTGGCCTATGCCATTGGTGTGGCAGATCCCGTTTCCGTGCTGGTGAATTCCTTTGGTACGGGCGCGGTGTCTGATGAGCGGTTGGGAGAAATTGTTCGTTCTGTCTTTAATCTGCGCCCAGCAGCCATTGTCCGTCAGTTGAATCTTTTGCAGCCCATTTATCGGCAGACAGCCGCCTAT
Proteins encoded:
- the metK gene encoding methionine adenosyltransferase — encoded protein: MSKERMLFTSESVTEGHPDKVADAISDAILDAIMAQDTRCRVACETLVTTGMAIIAGEISTSCYVDMPQIVRNTIREIGYHSSDMGFDWQTCAVMTSIDQQSPDIAQGVDRESEEEQGAGDQGLMFGFACNDTPELMPAPIMMAHQLTRRLAEVRKESMLDFLRPDGKAQVTVQYDGCRPVRVDAVVVSTQHAPEVPYAVLKEAVMEEVIRSVIPAHMLDEKTKYYINPTGKFVVGGPMGDCGLTGRKIIVDTYGGQGSHGGGCFSGKDPSKVDRSASYMGRYIAKNMVAAGLADKCEIQVAYAIGVADPVSVLVNSFGTGAVSDERLGEIVRSVFNLRPAAIVRQLNLLQPIYRQTAAYGHFGRSERPGFTWEETDKVEALRSAAGI
- the panC gene encoding pantoate--beta-alanine ligase; translation: MEIYQTIAAMQAQSFVWKRQGRRIGFVPTMGFLHEGHLSLIDMAAGHADVVVVSIFVNPTQFGPSEDLAAYPRSMEKDLALCRERGVAAVFVPEPSAMYGRDFQTYVQLEKLPSHLCGLSRPVHFRGVATVVSKLFNIVQPDVAVFGEKDYQQLAVIRQLVEDMNFPVAILGGPIVREADGLAMSSRNTYLSPAERASARCLFRALEEAAAMVAGGEREGMRIRNHAEDLISSESGTEVDYISLCDPVTLEEKTVMDGPVLMALAVKFGTTRLIDNRVLLIPAP